In Lactococcus paracarnosus, a genomic segment contains:
- a CDS encoding replication initiation factor domain-containing protein produces MTIDGNFDLKGIMSNYVLSQKDVAKIVGVSQPFVSKVLSGEKELSTEKKKILLDYLSYDSKYELESSVDYLRIRLKTLKWFDIIENLLLIDSNLFNVDVTSMHNYNMSMSYGSIRVLRHSENIDMGTLIELNGGGCREFEQELKDQNRTWKQFFEDCFHFSMKQKGVTTIELLDDYLKFTRFDLATDEMYSKNGNYDLRKLYDKMMSGQIQTPFRQFSSNESFLLRNGIFESTGLSLYFGSRKSKSIYLNFYEKDKEQSMARDLWVDEIHELYGYKNRYEIRMFGDKAMDVIFDFWYNDIPLQNLAGQIISHYLDIKDDQGNWDIEWLNVFGSDKSYGFVSRPREVSYERTLQWLDFQVLASYKASLEVDARTGSTKTLDLLNDKVIDEKRQRMIDAIVEEKKKRAFFENFHDVIEADYD; encoded by the coding sequence ATGACGATAGACGGAAATTTTGATTTAAAAGGTATCATGAGTAATTATGTTTTGAGTCAAAAAGATGTTGCCAAAATAGTAGGTGTTTCACAACCTTTTGTTTCTAAGGTCTTATCTGGCGAAAAGGAATTAAGCACTGAAAAGAAAAAAATATTACTTGATTATCTAAGTTATGATTCAAAATATGAGCTAGAGTCTAGTGTTGACTATCTGAGAATTAGGCTTAAAACATTAAAGTGGTTTGACATAATTGAAAATTTACTTTTGATTGACTCAAACTTGTTTAATGTCGATGTAACAAGTATGCACAACTACAATATGAGTATGTCGTATGGCAGTATTCGTGTATTAAGGCATAGTGAAAATATTGATATGGGTACACTCATAGAGTTAAACGGTGGGGGTTGTCGTGAGTTTGAACAGGAACTTAAAGACCAAAATAGAACATGGAAACAATTTTTTGAAGATTGTTTCCATTTTTCTATGAAGCAAAAAGGTGTGACAACTATTGAGTTATTAGATGACTACCTAAAGTTCACTCGCTTTGACTTAGCAACTGACGAAATGTACTCAAAGAATGGTAACTATGATCTACGTAAATTGTATGACAAAATGATGTCTGGTCAAATTCAGACACCATTCAGACAATTTTCATCAAACGAAAGTTTCTTACTGAGAAATGGTATTTTTGAGTCTACAGGTTTGTCTTTGTATTTTGGTTCAAGAAAAAGTAAGTCAATTTACTTAAACTTTTACGAAAAAGATAAAGAACAATCAATGGCACGTGATCTTTGGGTTGATGAAATTCATGAATTGTACGGTTATAAAAATCGTTATGAAATCAGAATGTTTGGTGATAAAGCTATGGATGTCATTTTTGATTTTTGGTATAACGACATTCCGTTACAAAATTTAGCAGGTCAAATTATTTCTCATTATTTAGATATCAAAGATGATCAAGGCAATTGGGATATTGAGTGGCTAAACGTTTTTGGGTCTGATAAAAGCTATGGTTTTGTTAGTAGACCTAGAGAAGTTAGCTATGAGAGAACACTACAATGGCTTGATTTTCAAGTTCTTGCATCTTATAAGGCAAGTTTAGAAGTAGATGCACGGACTGGTTCAACGAAAACTTTAGATCTATTAAATGACAAGGTAATTGATGAAAAGCGTCAAAGAATGATTGATGCTATTGTTGAGGAGAAAAAGAAAAGGGCATTTTTTGAAAATTTCCATGATGTGATAGAAGCTGATTATGACTGA
- a CDS encoding FtsK/SpoIIIE domain-containing protein: MKLMKQIFRFKGIKIGKKDKTIQKIIVIALLLPFLLLFGFLTYLLLPQLLSNYIFLIIYVILFIGVSALATFFFYRLLHIKFWFFKKLENRRLLLRHLTENRIFYPIKRKDKKDKIKYPPVYLKQNKYTIIVTLELRGGQFQDKFLNIGGALEVTYSADLMGKIDEKGYVSYVYSADTILGRISAKDIRVVDKGLMLMENVYWDYVHDPHLLVAGGTGGGKTVLLRSILNGLLRVGVVEILDPKQSDFESYSQLDVLKDRVEIDLVQMMNKIKQFKENMEIRYATMRQFKKDRNEKELGNFQSYDLKPAFLIIDEFPSFRASMLEQRELMPEAEIVMASLKQIILKGRQAGFFAIIATQNVKADDLPSTLKDNIMTRISVGRLSHFSYEVIFGEENKNKYFKYIEQINGERVYGRGYFGVFGSPAREFFSPLIPDPKEWEYYDEFERLERLELEFDKQESVAKTYTGKELSEELVIDYRVFKKYKSEFETAGQEFDKTYSTSDLIMFERAIECRKSGKTYQESISEAIL, from the coding sequence ATGAAGTTAATGAAACAAATTTTCCGTTTTAAGGGTATAAAAATTGGTAAGAAAGACAAGACAATACAAAAAATAATTGTGATTGCCTTACTCTTACCTTTTTTGTTATTATTTGGTTTTTTGACTTATCTTTTATTACCACAGTTGCTGTCAAATTATATTTTCCTGATAATCTATGTCATCTTGTTTATCGGAGTAAGTGCTTTAGCTACTTTCTTTTTTTATCGTTTACTCCATATCAAATTTTGGTTTTTTAAGAAGTTAGAAAATCGAAGATTGTTACTGAGACACTTAACAGAAAATCGGATATTTTATCCGATTAAGAGAAAGGATAAGAAAGATAAGATTAAGTACCCTCCTGTTTATCTCAAACAAAATAAGTACACCATAATTGTTACTTTAGAATTGCGTGGTGGTCAATTTCAAGATAAGTTCTTGAATATTGGTGGTGCTTTAGAGGTTACGTATTCAGCGGACTTAATGGGTAAAATAGATGAAAAGGGCTACGTTTCTTATGTTTATTCTGCGGATACTATCTTAGGTCGTATCTCAGCTAAAGATATTCGTGTCGTTGATAAAGGTCTCATGTTAATGGAAAATGTCTATTGGGACTATGTGCATGATCCACATTTATTAGTTGCAGGTGGTACTGGTGGTGGTAAGACGGTTCTGTTACGTTCTATCTTAAATGGTCTACTTAGAGTTGGTGTTGTTGAAATACTAGATCCTAAGCAATCTGACTTTGAATCTTATAGTCAATTAGATGTTTTAAAAGATAGAGTTGAAATAGATTTAGTTCAAATGATGAATAAAATCAAACAATTCAAAGAAAATATGGAAATCAGATATGCGACAATGCGTCAATTCAAAAAAGATAGAAATGAAAAAGAATTGGGTAATTTTCAGTCATATGATTTGAAACCTGCTTTCTTGATAATTGATGAGTTCCCCTCTTTTCGTGCGAGTATGCTTGAACAAAGGGAGTTAATGCCAGAAGCTGAAATAGTTATGGCTTCGTTAAAGCAAATTATCTTAAAAGGTCGTCAAGCGGGTTTCTTTGCGATTATCGCAACTCAGAATGTAAAGGCTGATGATTTACCCTCTACCCTTAAAGATAATATCATGACACGTATTTCAGTTGGTCGTTTATCTCATTTTTCGTATGAGGTTATTTTTGGAGAAGAAAACAAAAATAAATACTTTAAGTATATTGAACAAATCAATGGCGAACGTGTTTATGGTCGTGGTTACTTTGGTGTATTTGGTAGTCCTGCTAGAGAGTTCTTCTCTCCTTTAATTCCTGATCCTAAGGAATGGGAATATTATGATGAGTTTGAAAGGTTAGAAAGACTTGAACTTGAATTTGATAAACAAGAATCAGTAGCTAAAACTTATACAGGTAAAGAACTGTCTGAAGAGTTAGTTATTGATTATCGAGTGTTTAAAAAATATAAGTCTGAGTTTGAGACAGCAGGTCAAGAATTTGATAAAACCTATAGTACTAGTGACTTAATTATGTTTGAAAGGGCGATCGAGTGTAGAAAATCTGGTAAAACTTATCAGGAATCTATCAGTGAAGCGATATTATGA
- a CDS encoding type II toxin-antitoxin system RelB/DinJ family antitoxin, with product MTTIQKTYRIDEDLQQKAEQYFSEMGLNPTVAITMFFKRVVDEKRMPFIPEVISERIDYSMESKERLSELLSKIPVKSISDISETERRELLDGWDL from the coding sequence ATGACAACAATACAAAAAACTTATAGAATTGATGAAGACTTACAACAAAAAGCCGAACAATACTTTTCAGAAATGGGGTTAAATCCTACTGTTGCAATCACAATGTTTTTTAAGCGTGTAGTTGATGAAAAGAGAATGCCGTTTATACCAGAGGTTATTTCAGAAAGGATTGATTATTCTATGGAAAGTAAAGAAAGATTGTCTGAGTTATTGAGTAAGATTCCAGTAAAGAGCATTTCTGATATTAGTGAAACAGAGAGAAGAGAATTGCTAGACGGTTGGGATTTATAA
- a CDS encoding MSCRAMM family protein → MKKYKEKIMPETTKTRFRQWKSGKKWLCAGLIVTALATGGVVLVSSSGSLSHMMIAHADTSSEKAISDVTVEAFSQYSHSADGHNQGDVAQLGINQPTVSKNADNTIIEGEIVRDHVGTENGTIRTVYKLIFDNSGVYKSGTINCYGGYETAKLTLVVGQKYEGSFKFLETSGGYSGSGSYIYPTKAGMTFKFIDLTGKLNVDKTTNQFGDNLPNSNYNFTGLAFDVYKKGTSTVFKSFTVDSNGKMNDLVLPAGDYFLREKSSAWSSTGQTQRTDLDFTIEAGKTTTIGEDKLKNDAVTGKITISKQAKNYGKTFPNGNYSFSGIQYKVTSEDGKYSDVVTLDKDGNASTKMLPLGKYNVQEIATSVTAKSGMTYNDKIYKAELTYKDQNTAIVTNATATENVAVTGQVTISKSGVESGTSLWNGNYSLEGNTFKLTNQVDGKTYFVDTNKEGKATINNLPLGTYDITETKASNGFVNTFAKKTVSLSYKDQKTEIIFGQTFGTNQEIKGESELLKLDKDTGKAESQGKAELKGAEYALIYLDDSTGSSPHKKGDPVKWSDKPNAKLISGEKVTKSVINGKKVSHGDNIVVRIDGKKFNAYVGNLGIGHYGFKEINAPIGYASDKEVHEFEIKKKDDKTQTIITPQSKSLEQVIKAKISIQKKVEISGASAESGFNDIKFYLTPINGTKSEPQTITTGIKGDEDGYANVELVYGDWKLSEDKATAPKGYDLIKPIYIHMTTDPETDIITISASYHEDFSKPFSTRTFSQSDNVGGKNENIKGTVAGSVSSDVPFVSLSKINLTDKEVPTKPEKPSVDIEKSSEKIPQAGQGNNTDKDDNLGKGDADTKATAVKLTDKAQTINFRVTNNGTETLNHVKVIDKTIEGKQDVKDIKWTYQGKALTINKDGEFELDGKLLELPVDAYVEATGTLDKLADGETHGDEATVSAKGAISGKDVGDHDKWYGEKPKTPETPTPAKPSLPMTGEAKATILGILGAVIISVIGFLKHNAIAKTFVSIKSKLKK, encoded by the coding sequence TTGAAAAAATACAAAGAAAAAATTATGCCTGAAACTACAAAAACACGATTTCGTCAATGGAAATCAGGCAAAAAATGGCTTTGTGCTGGTTTAATAGTTACAGCACTAGCAACAGGTGGAGTTGTATTAGTATCTAGTAGTGGTTCACTGTCACATATGATGATTGCACATGCTGATACGTCTAGTGAGAAGGCAATATCTGATGTTACTGTTGAAGCATTTTCGCAATATTCACATTCAGCAGATGGACATAATCAAGGAGATGTTGCTCAACTCGGTATTAATCAACCAACTGTATCAAAAAATGCTGATAATACTATTATTGAGGGAGAGATTGTAAGAGACCATGTTGGCACAGAAAACGGTACGATTAGAACAGTTTACAAACTTATCTTTGATAATAGTGGTGTCTATAAATCGGGGACCATAAATTGTTACGGTGGTTATGAGACGGCGAAACTAACTTTAGTTGTTGGTCAAAAATATGAAGGAAGTTTCAAATTTTTAGAAACAAGTGGTGGATATAGCGGATCAGGTTCATATATCTACCCAACTAAAGCAGGAATGACTTTTAAATTCATTGATCTAACTGGTAAATTAAACGTTGATAAAACGACTAATCAATTTGGAGACAATTTACCTAATAGCAACTATAATTTTACAGGACTTGCATTTGATGTTTATAAAAAAGGAACTTCTACAGTTTTTAAATCTTTTACAGTTGACAGTAACGGTAAAATGAACGACTTGGTGTTGCCTGCAGGGGATTACTTCTTACGTGAAAAATCAAGTGCTTGGTCATCAACTGGTCAAACACAGCGTACTGATCTAGACTTCACGATTGAAGCAGGTAAAACAACTACCATCGGAGAAGATAAACTTAAAAATGATGCTGTAACTGGTAAAATTACTATCTCAAAACAAGCTAAAAATTATGGAAAAACATTTCCTAATGGGAATTATAGTTTTTCAGGCATACAGTATAAGGTGACATCAGAAGATGGTAAATATTCTGATGTTGTGACACTTGATAAAGATGGTAATGCATCAACAAAAATGTTACCTCTAGGAAAGTATAATGTTCAAGAAATTGCTACATCAGTTACTGCTAAATCTGGTATGACATATAATGACAAAATTTACAAAGCTGAATTGACTTACAAAGATCAAAATACAGCAATTGTTACAAATGCCACTGCTACTGAAAATGTGGCAGTTACAGGTCAAGTTACTATTTCAAAATCTGGTGTAGAGTCAGGAACTAGTCTTTGGAATGGGAACTATAGTCTTGAGGGGAATACGTTTAAGCTGACCAATCAGGTTGATGGTAAAACATACTTTGTTGATACAAACAAAGAGGGTAAGGCTACGATTAATAATTTACCATTAGGAACTTACGATATTACTGAAACGAAAGCTTCAAATGGTTTCGTGAATACTTTTGCTAAAAAAACAGTTTCTTTATCTTATAAAGATCAAAAAACAGAAATTATTTTTGGTCAAACATTTGGTACAAATCAAGAAATAAAAGGTGAGAGCGAACTTTTAAAACTTGACAAAGATACTGGTAAAGCTGAAAGCCAGGGTAAAGCAGAACTTAAAGGTGCTGAGTATGCCCTTATTTATCTGGATGATAGTACTGGGTCAAGTCCTCATAAAAAAGGAGATCCTGTTAAATGGTCTGATAAACCAAATGCTAAATTGATTTCTGGTGAAAAAGTAACTAAGTCAGTTATCAATGGTAAAAAGGTATCACATGGTGATAACATTGTTGTCCGTATCGATGGTAAGAAATTCAATGCTTATGTTGGTAATCTTGGCATTGGACATTATGGCTTTAAGGAAATCAATGCGCCTATAGGTTATGCTTCTGATAAGGAAGTTCATGAATTCGAGATTAAGAAGAAAGATGATAAAACACAAACTATTATCACTCCTCAATCTAAATCACTTGAACAAGTGATTAAAGCTAAAATTTCAATTCAGAAAAAAGTTGAAATTTCAGGCGCAAGTGCTGAAAGTGGTTTTAATGATATTAAGTTCTATTTGACACCTATTAATGGTACTAAATCTGAACCACAAACGATCACAACTGGTATTAAAGGTGATGAAGATGGTTATGCAAACGTTGAGCTTGTCTATGGCGACTGGAAACTATCTGAAGATAAGGCAACTGCGCCTAAAGGCTATGATCTAATCAAACCTATCTATATCCACATGACAACTGATCCAGAAACAGATATTATCACAATTTCCGCAAGCTACCATGAAGACTTCTCAAAACCATTCTCAACACGTACATTCTCACAAAGTGATAATGTGGGCGGTAAGAACGAGAATATTAAGGGTACTGTGGCAGGTAGTGTCTCTAGTGATGTACCGTTTGTTAGTTTATCAAAGATAAACCTGACTGATAAAGAAGTACCAACAAAACCAGAAAAACCATCTGTTGATATTGAAAAATCGTCTGAAAAGATCCCACAAGCAGGTCAAGGTAACAATACCGATAAAGATGATAATTTGGGGAAAGGTGATGCAGACACGAAAGCGACTGCTGTTAAGCTAACTGATAAAGCCCAAACAATCAATTTCCGTGTCACTAACAATGGCACTGAAACTCTGAATCATGTTAAGGTGATAGACAAAACAATTGAGGGCAAACAAGATGTCAAAGACATTAAGTGGACTTATCAAGGTAAGGCGCTTACTATCAATAAAGACGGTGAGTTTGAACTTGATGGTAAACTTCTTGAATTACCAGTAGACGCTTATGTCGAAGCAACTGGTACGCTTGATAAGTTGGCTGATGGCGAAACACATGGTGATGAAGCGACAGTATCTGCTAAAGGTGCTATCTCTGGTAAAGATGTTGGTGACCATGACAAATGGTATGGTGAAAAACCTAAAACGCCTGAAACACCGACACCTGCGAAACCTAGTCTTCCTATGACAGGTGAAGCCAAGGCTACTATTTTAGGTATTTTAGGTGCTGTGATTATTTCGGTCATTGGGTTCTTGAAACATAATGCGATCGCAAAAACTTTTGTGTCTATCAAGTCCAAACTCAAAAAATAA